A genomic segment from Cyanobium sp. NIES-981 encodes:
- a CDS encoding AAA domain-containing protein gives MSLVEQFQAWADQLVDLSGRNDLISFRQTKTSTLTLSPEAAARLQRGQWCLVRDLFDLVEKGNRSLIRRVLTIAEDNAEQLGVETLTFISGFAEWSAEKITRPQAPFLLMDVKVRGAGSNLDRWEIALDTEASEINPVLLQYLRGVAGLKVSDEALDEALDTSPEAVQELLSAAAPAELGLHFTSGLFIKNLTYQKLPMVEDLRRATDALSNHKVIASLAGDQNATASLQKLTASCPRTAPNHTPSREEFLILDADASQHWAINTALEGQNLVIEGPPGTGKSQTIANLIGAFMARGKSVLFVAEKRAAIDAVKKRIDKAGLGELLLDLHDSSVLRARPAQPFAQALEALAQVPDVDLEPAHQSLDVVRERLLAHSEALHATREPWRCSYHEVATMLLSSGTLDPEPLRLTQSELQGIDRAGILRISQLINNLGTLPSAQVLKPSWIFCVAVRSGALADAQIVQELLDRADALKPSVRQLNDWLEHASPRLRNREALTLSAASTITSQLGELLGPCAAAVDVYRLLSLPPAERSNLADQLAKGYKAGLLGGLFNRERKSAIDQARNLSRNGDLFQVERALELIRQLEAPMVRIGEIPGSGALMKAIDAITAHLQWLSARGVVSIPEAASINSLLALLEATQDSRRLLIKAPAIAQRLNELEAAGASREGLLQQVADRLSQGMSSEKLARSARRGWALQVEEKISLLDPRLTEATRRNLDSLVRRFRETDRKVIAAKPLKIRRLVAERAHAIRLQPEGQKQERLIRGEALKRRRKGRLSARRLFEAAPDLLTALKPCWAMSPLVVSQNCRPIGSTLM, from the coding sequence ATGAGTCTTGTCGAACAGTTCCAGGCATGGGCGGATCAGTTGGTCGATCTCTCCGGCCGCAACGACCTGATCAGCTTCCGCCAGACCAAAACCAGCACCCTCACCCTTTCCCCAGAGGCAGCCGCTCGTCTGCAGCGGGGCCAGTGGTGTCTGGTAAGGGATCTCTTCGACCTGGTGGAGAAGGGAAATCGTTCTCTCATCCGCAGGGTGCTCACCATCGCGGAAGACAATGCGGAGCAGCTCGGAGTCGAAACCCTCACCTTCATCTCGGGTTTCGCCGAGTGGTCCGCAGAAAAGATCACTCGCCCTCAGGCACCGTTTCTCCTCATGGATGTGAAGGTTCGCGGTGCAGGCTCGAATCTGGATCGCTGGGAGATCGCTCTAGACACCGAGGCCAGTGAGATCAATCCCGTGCTGCTGCAATACCTGCGAGGGGTCGCAGGGTTGAAGGTGTCTGACGAGGCCCTCGATGAGGCCCTCGATACCTCCCCGGAAGCAGTTCAGGAGCTGCTTTCAGCAGCAGCGCCGGCGGAGCTCGGGCTTCACTTCACATCAGGCCTGTTCATCAAGAACCTCACCTACCAGAAGCTGCCGATGGTGGAGGACCTCCGACGAGCCACCGATGCCCTCTCCAACCACAAGGTGATCGCCTCCCTCGCCGGCGACCAGAACGCCACGGCTTCCCTGCAGAAGCTCACAGCGAGCTGCCCCCGAACGGCGCCGAACCACACGCCCAGCCGTGAGGAATTTCTGATTCTCGATGCCGATGCTTCCCAGCACTGGGCGATCAACACGGCACTGGAGGGTCAGAATCTGGTGATCGAGGGGCCTCCAGGCACCGGGAAGAGCCAGACGATCGCCAATCTCATCGGCGCCTTCATGGCTCGCGGCAAAAGCGTTCTGTTCGTCGCCGAGAAACGTGCCGCCATCGATGCGGTCAAGAAGCGCATCGACAAGGCAGGGCTGGGGGAGCTCCTGCTGGACCTGCACGACTCCAGTGTTCTGCGCGCCCGCCCGGCCCAGCCTTTCGCCCAGGCTTTGGAGGCACTCGCGCAGGTCCCTGATGTTGATTTGGAGCCTGCCCACCAATCGCTCGACGTCGTTCGCGAACGGTTGCTGGCACACAGTGAGGCTCTGCACGCCACCCGGGAGCCTTGGCGTTGCTCCTACCACGAAGTCGCCACCATGCTGCTCAGCAGCGGCACATTGGATCCAGAGCCCTTGCGCCTGACCCAGTCAGAGCTGCAGGGGATCGATCGGGCCGGCATCCTCCGCATCTCCCAGCTGATCAACAACCTCGGCACGCTTCCCAGTGCCCAGGTCCTCAAACCCAGCTGGATCTTCTGCGTAGCTGTCCGCTCCGGCGCCCTCGCCGACGCTCAGATAGTTCAGGAACTCCTGGACCGAGCCGATGCTCTGAAGCCATCCGTTCGTCAGCTGAACGACTGGCTGGAGCACGCCTCCCCGCGACTCCGCAATCGCGAAGCACTCACTCTCTCTGCCGCCTCCACGATCACCAGTCAACTCGGCGAGCTTCTCGGACCCTGCGCCGCCGCTGTGGATGTTTACCGCCTGCTCTCACTGCCGCCTGCAGAGCGCAGCAACCTGGCCGACCAACTCGCCAAGGGATACAAGGCGGGTCTCCTTGGCGGCCTGTTCAACAGGGAGCGCAAGTCGGCCATTGACCAGGCCCGGAACCTCAGTCGCAACGGCGATCTCTTCCAGGTGGAGCGGGCCTTGGAGCTGATCCGCCAGCTTGAGGCGCCGATGGTGCGCATTGGTGAGATCCCCGGAAGTGGCGCCTTGATGAAGGCCATTGATGCCATCACGGCCCATCTGCAGTGGCTGAGCGCCCGGGGTGTGGTGTCCATTCCCGAAGCTGCCTCAATCAACTCGTTGCTGGCGCTGCTGGAGGCCACCCAGGACAGCCGAAGGCTGCTGATCAAGGCCCCAGCCATCGCCCAGCGCCTCAATGAACTGGAAGCTGCTGGTGCAAGCCGGGAGGGGCTCCTTCAACAGGTAGCCGATCGGCTCAGTCAGGGGATGTCGAGCGAAAAGCTCGCCAGATCCGCACGACGCGGCTGGGCTCTTCAAGTTGAGGAGAAGATCTCCCTGCTGGACCCACGCCTCACCGAAGCGACGCGCCGCAATCTTGACTCGCTCGTCAGGCGCTTTCGCGAGACCGACCGCAAGGTCATTGCAGCCAAGCCCCTCAAGATCAGGCGGCTGGTTGCGGAGCGAGCCCATGCCATTCGTCTGCAGCCGGAAGGGCAGAAGCAGGAGCGTCTGATTCGGGGAGAGGCACTGAAGCGCCGCCGGAAAGGCCGGCTCAGTGCAAGGCGGCTGTTCGAAGCTGCGCCAGACCTGCTCACGGCCCTGAAACCCTGCTGGGCGATGAGCCCCCTGGTGGTCTCCCAGAACTGCCGGCCGATCGGCAGCACTTTGATGTAG
- a CDS encoding DEAD/DEAH box helicase has protein sequence MVFDEASQIVPHEAVTAILRGKQVVVAGDSKQLSPTSTSFFSTRAEEEDDDPAERDDVSEYEVDAVKEAESLLEAMKASLPRLTGTRTLQWHYRSEDERLIAFSNAHPDLYDRKLITLPGAASQEPFRFHLVQGSQADVSGASPNAEVLRTVELAVDHLRERPEQSLAVIAFGLKHATRIQKAFEARLDEIGEIALHPKDRPEEKFRIRNLETIQGDERDVVIIATGYGLTTTGKPSYAFGPINNDENLQGLRRLNVAITRARRSVEVVTTINPDLYDTNRLTRIGSKAFIDYLVSPAAAEMTLET, from the coding sequence GTGGTCTTCGATGAAGCCAGTCAGATCGTTCCCCATGAAGCCGTCACCGCCATCCTGCGTGGCAAGCAGGTGGTGGTAGCCGGCGATTCCAAGCAGCTCTCTCCTACCAGCACCTCCTTCTTCTCCACCCGTGCCGAAGAAGAGGATGATGACCCCGCTGAGCGGGATGACGTCTCCGAATACGAGGTCGATGCCGTCAAGGAGGCAGAGTCTTTGCTTGAGGCCATGAAGGCTTCACTGCCCAGGCTCACAGGCACACGCACGCTGCAGTGGCACTACCGCTCGGAGGACGAGCGGTTGATTGCCTTCTCCAACGCTCACCCCGACCTTTACGACCGCAAACTGATCACCCTCCCTGGGGCTGCTTCCCAGGAACCGTTTCGCTTCCATCTGGTGCAGGGCAGTCAGGCTGATGTGAGCGGTGCCTCGCCCAATGCCGAAGTCTTGCGCACGGTTGAGCTCGCCGTCGATCACCTCAGAGAACGCCCAGAACAAAGCCTGGCGGTGATTGCCTTTGGTCTTAAGCATGCCACTCGCATTCAGAAGGCCTTCGAGGCCCGTCTGGATGAAATTGGCGAGATTGCCCTGCATCCAAAGGATCGGCCTGAGGAGAAGTTCCGCATCCGCAACCTGGAGACGATCCAGGGTGATGAACGGGATGTGGTGATCATCGCTACCGGCTACGGACTCACGACAACCGGAAAACCCAGCTATGCCTTTGGCCCCATCAACAATGATGAGAATCTCCAAGGCCTGCGCAGGTTGAATGTCGCCATCACGCGAGCTCGACGCTCGGTGGAGGTTGTCACAACAATCAACCCCGACCTGTATGACACTAACCGGCTAACGAGAATCGGCAGCAAGGCCTTCATCGACTACTTGGTTTCGCCCGCAGCGGCGGAGATGACCTTGGAGACCTGA
- a CDS encoding DUF559 domain-containing protein — protein sequence MLVPQYGVSGYRLDFAVQHPDEPGCFVLAIEADGAAYHASDTARDRDRIRQEHLERLGWRFHRIWSTEWLHNREKEIELAVEAYHRALAALSSGVSTPVTSTSEDSAVPTSTPPLPSAEGFLGPPEKVSRGQCAPQ from the coding sequence ATGCTTGTTCCCCAGTACGGTGTGAGTGGCTACCGGCTCGATTTCGCCGTACAGCATCCCGATGAGCCTGGGTGTTTTGTCTTGGCGATCGAGGCTGATGGTGCGGCCTATCACGCTAGTGATACTGCTCGTGACCGTGATCGCATCCGCCAGGAGCATCTGGAGCGCCTCGGCTGGCGGTTCCACCGCATTTGGTCCACGGAGTGGCTCCACAACCGGGAGAAAGAGATCGAGCTCGCGGTAGAGGCCTATCACCGGGCTCTTGCTGCCCTGAGTTCGGGCGTGTCGACACCAGTCACGTCAACGTCGGAAGACTCGGCAGTCCCAACTTCCACGCCACCACTTCCAAGCGCTGAGGGCTTCTTGGGGCCTCCTGAGAAAGTGAGCCGCGGGCAATGCGCACCACAATGA